In Victivallis sp. Marseille-Q1083, the genomic stretch GATGTCGTCCAGCACTGCCGCCAGATCCGGCGGCGCTTCCTGCGCAACCGTTTCGATCAGGTAGCGGATCAGCGTTTTGGGAATGGAGCAGTTGACGGCATACATCGACATGTGGTCGCCATTGTAGGTGTTCCAGCCCAAGGCGATTTCCGACAGGTCGCCGGTGCCGACCACCAGGCCGCCGGTTTGATTGGCCAGGTCCATCAGGATCTGGGTGCGTTCGCGCGCCTGGACGTTTTCATAGACCACATTGTGACATTCCGGATCATGGCCGAGGTCGGCAAAATGCTGCCGGCAGGCTGCCCGGATGTCGATTTCCCGGAATGCAGTGCCCAGGTAGCGGCATAACTTCACCGCATTGTCATGGGTGCGGCCGGTCGAACCGAAGCCGGGCAGCGTGACACCGAGCACCGTATCGGCCGGTTTGCCGAGCAGCCGGCAGCTTTCCACCGCGACCAATACGGCCAGCGTGGAATCCAGGCCGCCGGAGACGCCGACCACCAAACCGGCGGCGGCGGTGTGTTCCAGCCGTCCGGCCAGGCCGGCGGCCTGAATCGCCAGAATTTCCCGGCAGCGCTGGTGGCGGTCGGCGGAATCGGCCGGGACGAAAGGCCGCGGCGGATTGTATGCCCGGGTAATGTCCGGCGCGGCCGGAACCGGCCCCAGCGGAATTTGCCGCACTGCAATTGCGGCAAGCGGCACCGCCTCCAGGAAGGAGCTTTCCGAACGGCGCAGGGCGCCGAGCCGCTGGAGATCGACATCGGCGGCGATGAGGTCATTCCGGCGCTGGAATCGCTGATTTTCCGCCAGCAGCCGGCCGTTGTCGGCGATGAGCGCCTGGCCGCCGAAAACGACATCGGAGGTCGATTCGTGAACGCCGGCGGCCGCCAGGACATAAGCGCTCAGGGTCCGGGCGCTTTGCTGCCTGACCAATTCCCGGCGATAAGCCGCCTTGGTGGCCAGTTCCGGACTGGCCGACAGATTGAAGAGCAGCCGGGCGCCCCGCAGCGCCAGCGTGGAACTGGGAGGCAGGACGCTCCACAAATCTTCGCAGATTTCGACCCCGAAACAGAATGGCGTTCCGGCCGCCTCGAACAGCAGGTCAAGGCCGAACGGAACGGTCCGGCCTTCCAGTTGAAATTCCGTTTCCGCCAATTGGAAGCCGGAGGTAAATTGCCGTTTTTCATAGAATTCCCGGTAATTCGGCAGATACGACTTCGGGACCAGGCCGCGGATTTTACCGCCCTGCG encodes the following:
- a CDS encoding NAD(+) synthase; translation: MFGFYRLAAAIPQLRCGDVVYNLAQLQTLYRRAAELGAAAVVFPELSITGYTCGDLFQQERLQRRALEAALTLAETTAGSGTVAIFGLPVVCREALFNTAAIAQGGKIRGLVPKSYLPNYREFYEKRQFTSGFQLAETEFQLEGRTVPFGLDLLFEAAGTPFCFGVEICEDLWSVLPPSSTLALRGARLLFNLSASPELATKAAYRRELVRQQSARTLSAYVLAAAGVHESTSDVVFGGQALIADNGRLLAENQRFQRRNDLIAADVDLQRLGALRRSESSFLEAVPLAAIAVRQIPLGPVPAAPDITRAYNPPRPFVPADSADRHQRCREILAIQAAGLAGRLEHTAAAGLVVGVSGGLDSTLAVLVAVESCRLLGKPADTVLGVTLPGFGSTGRTHDNAVKLCRYLGTAFREIDIRAACRQHFADLGHDPECHNVVYENVQARERTQILMDLANQTGGLVVGTGDLSEIALGWNTYNGDHMSMYAVNCSIPKTLIRYLIETVAQEAPPDLAAVLDDIIATPVSPELLPPSAAGTIQQETEKLIGPYELHDFFLYHFLKYGAEPDKIAYLARQAWHDRYPAEFIEATLRTFLKRFFRQQFKRNCMPDGPKVGSIALSPRGDWRMPSEAMASLWLE